Sequence from the Rhodococcus jostii RHA1 genome:
GCCTGGCAGTTCGCGGGACGCGATCCCGAGTCGCGGGAGAAGGTCACGCTCCGAGTCATCGCGTTCTCGTTCTTCGGGCTCGCCGCGTACGTGAGCGTCGACGCGGTGCGGTCACTGCTCGGAGTCGGCGAAGCGCAGCACTCGACGGTCGGAATCGCGCTGGCCGCAGCCAGTCTGGCCGTGATGCCGGTCCTGTCCTGGGCGCAGCGCCGGGCCGGTCGTGAACTCGGCTCCCTGTCGGCGGTCGCCGATTCCAAGCAGACACTGCTGTGCACCTACCTGTCCGCGGTGCTGCTCGTCGGGTTGCTGCTCAACAGCACCCTCGGCTGGTCGTGGGCCGATCCGATCGCCGCCCTGGTGATCGCGGTCATCGCCGTCAGGGAAGGCGTCGACGCGTGGAAGGGCGACACCTGCTGCCCCGCGCCGGTCGGTGGTCGCGCGGTCGATCAGGATCCAGGCTGCGACTGCTGCGACTTGTGATCGCCGAACGGCTCGTCGCGTTCGCGGACGGCCTCACGGAATCCGGCGGTGGCCGAGCGTAATTGGAACGCGTACCCCTCGCGGGTGTGCCGGGACATGCCGTCGAAGACGGTGCTCACCATCGTCGAGTTGGCGACGCCCTGCGCCAGCAGTGCGCTGTTCAGTGCGAGTTTCACCATCATCAGCTGATTGACGGGCATCCTCGCGATCCGCTCGACGAGGTCCTCGGTGCGACGGTCGAGTTCCTCCACGGGCGCCGACTCCACCGCGAGACCCCACTCGGCCGCCTGCCGCCCCGTGATGCAGTCGCCGGTGAGGAGGAGTCGTTTCGCCCGCTGGTCGCCGAGGCGGTGCGCCCACATTCCCGCCGCCGGAACACCCCACACACGGGTCGGCGGATAGCCGATCTTCGTGTCGTCCGCGGCGACGATCTGGTCGCAGTACAGCGCGATGTCGGTGCCGCCGCCCACGCAGAATCCGTGGATCTTCGCGACCGTCGGCTTGTTCGCGTGGAGCAGGCTCGCGAAGCCGCGGTTGAACCGGCTCATCATCGCGTAGTCGGCCATCGGATCCCAGTTGCCGAACGGATCGTGGTTGCGCGCCTGAACGATCGGATCGAGCACAGTGCCCGTCGTGCGGTCCGGTCCCTCGTCGGCGTGGCCGCCGTTCTCGGCGAAGATGCCCAGGTCGTATCCGCCGCAGAATCCCTTCCCGCGCCCCGACAGCAGGATCACGTGGACGCGGGGATCGAGGTCGGCGCGTTCCACGGTGGCGGCGAGTTCGACAGGAGTGTCGGCGGTGATCGCGTTGCCGTGGTCGGGACGGTTGAACGTGATCCGGGCGATGCGCCCGGTCACCTCGTAGGTGAGGGTTCGATACTCCACGGCGTCGTCCGCCCGGTCCGGTTCACGGCCCGCGAACAGTGAGTCGCCGCCCTCGTCCCAGCCGTCGCGCCAGGCCGCCGGACGGGTGCCGGCGTGGTCGTCGCGGCCGGTCACGACCCCACCTTGGGAGTGGCGCGGTCGATGATGGCGGCGGTGTCGACGCCGGTCGGCAGCGTCCCGAACACGGTACCCCAGTCGCCGGACAGCCGGCTGACGCAGAACGCGTCGGCCACCGCCGGGTGTCCGTGGCGGATCAGCAGCGACCCCTGGAGGGCGAGCGCCATGTCGCCGACGACCCGCCTGGCCCGGTGCTCGAGCGTGTCGCGATCGCCGAAACTCGCCTTCAGATCCGCGACGGCGGCGTCGAGTCGCGCGTCGGCTCCCGCGGTGGAATCGAGTTCGTCGAAGAAGACCTGAAGCGTCTCCGGCTGTTTCGCC
This genomic interval carries:
- a CDS encoding cation transporter, with product MASELGMPTRPSGERRQVLSRRIRFFVAATISYNVIEAIVALTEGARVSSTALIGFGLDSVIEVSSAAGVAWQFAGRDPESREKVTLRVIAFSFFGLAAYVSVDAVRSLLGVGEAQHSTVGIALAAASLAVMPVLSWAQRRAGRELGSLSAVADSKQTLLCTYLSAVLLVGLLLNSTLGWSWADPIAALVIAVIAVREGVDAWKGDTCCPAPVGGRAVDQDPGCDCCDL
- a CDS encoding crotonase/enoyl-CoA hydratase family protein → MTGRDDHAGTRPAAWRDGWDEGGDSLFAGREPDRADDAVEYRTLTYEVTGRIARITFNRPDHGNAITADTPVELAATVERADLDPRVHVILLSGRGKGFCGGYDLGIFAENGGHADEGPDRTTGTVLDPIVQARNHDPFGNWDPMADYAMMSRFNRGFASLLHANKPTVAKIHGFCVGGGTDIALYCDQIVAADDTKIGYPPTRVWGVPAAGMWAHRLGDQRAKRLLLTGDCITGRQAAEWGLAVESAPVEELDRRTEDLVERIARMPVNQLMMVKLALNSALLAQGVANSTMVSTVFDGMSRHTREGYAFQLRSATAGFREAVRERDEPFGDHKSQQSQPGS